From Peromyscus eremicus chromosome 3, PerEre_H2_v1, whole genome shotgun sequence, one genomic window encodes:
- the LOC131906154 gene encoding taste receptor type 2 member 107-like — MLSVAEGVFLFVATSEAVLGVLGNTFIALVNCMDCARNKKLSKIGFILTGLAISRIGVIWIIILQGYVQLFVPHMVTSGNLTEIITFLWVIINHLSVWFATNLNILYFLKIANFSHSLFLWLKRRISSVFIFLLGCLLISWLLSFSQMMKIIQDSKMHQENTSRIHQRKNYFLINQSLSNLGILFFSMIALITCFLLIIFLWRHNRRMQSHVSGFGDLNTEVHVKVMKVLISFMILFVLHAAGIAIEVVCFTLPRNQLLFITGLTVTCLYPCCHSIILILGNNQLKQAFLQRLKCCEMERNLRDT; from the coding sequence ATGCTGAGTGTAGCAGAAGGAGTCTTCCTTTTTGTTGCCACTAGTGAGGCAGTGCTGGGAGTCTTGGGGAATACATTCATTGCACTTGTGAACTGCATGGACTGTGCCAGGAACAAGAAGCTCTCTAAAATTGGCTTCATTCTCACTGGCTTGGCGATTTCCAGAATTGGTGTCATATGGATAATAATTTTACAGGGGTATGTACAATTATTTGTTCCACACATGGTTACTTCGGGCAATCTAACTGAAATTATTACTTTTCTCTGGGTCATTATCAACCACTTAAGTGTCTGGTTTGCCACCAACCTCAACATCCTCTACTTTCTAAAGATAGCGAATTTTTCCCACTCTCTATTTCTCTGGCTGAAAAGGAGAATCAGTTCAGTTTTTATCTTTCTGTTGGGATGCTTGCTTATCTCATGGCTACTGTCTTTTTCACAAATGATGAAGATAATTCAGGATAGTAAAATGCACCAGGAAAACACATCTCGGATCCACCAAAGAAAAAATTACTTCCTTATTAACCAGAGTTTAAGCAATCTGGGAATCCTTTTCTTCTCTATGATAGCCCTGATTACCTGTTTCCTATTAATCATTTTTCTCTGGAGACACAACAGGCGGATGCAATCACATGTCTCAGGATTCGGAGACCTCAACACAGAAGTGCACGTGAAAGTCATGAAAGTTCTAATATCTTTTATGATCCTCTTTGTCTTACATGCCGCAGGCATTGCCATAGAAGTAGTGTGCTTTACTCTGCCACGAAACCAACTGCTCTTTATAACTGGTTTGACTGTTACATGCCTCTATCCCTGCTGTCACTCAATCATCCTAATTCTAGGAAACAACCAGCTGAAGCAAGCCTTCCTGCAGCGCCTAAAATGCTGTGAGATGGAAAGAAATCTCAGAGACACGTAA